One Nocardia iowensis DNA window includes the following coding sequences:
- a CDS encoding chemotaxis protein CheB, producing the protein MAGTDDAYAVVAVASSAGGITALFRVLGALPADLPVPVLVVQHLDPRHKTVLAELVSRRTELRVKLATAGELVEAGTVYIAPPNQHLLVEPPGILALSGSELVHFVRPSADLLFESVAGAYGSRAIACVLTGSGSDGATGVSAIKSRGGTVLVQDPDEAEFQGMPRAAVATGDADIVVPLEDIADVIRGLVVASSS; encoded by the coding sequence GTGGCCGGCACGGATGACGCGTACGCCGTCGTCGCCGTCGCCTCGTCGGCGGGCGGGATCACCGCACTCTTCCGAGTGCTCGGCGCCCTGCCCGCCGACTTGCCGGTTCCGGTTTTGGTCGTTCAGCATCTCGACCCTCGCCACAAAACGGTGCTGGCCGAATTAGTCTCGCGCCGAACCGAATTGCGCGTGAAGCTGGCGACCGCGGGGGAACTGGTCGAGGCGGGCACCGTGTACATCGCGCCGCCGAACCAGCACCTGCTGGTGGAACCGCCCGGTATCCTCGCCCTCTCCGGTAGCGAGCTCGTCCACTTCGTCCGGCCCTCGGCCGACCTGCTGTTCGAATCGGTGGCAGGCGCGTACGGATCGCGCGCGATCGCCTGCGTACTGACCGGATCGGGCAGTGACGGAGCGACGGGGGTGAGCGCGATCAAATCCCGCGGCGGCACGGTGCTCGTGCAAGACCCGGACGAAGCCGAATTCCAGGGCATGCCCCGCGCGGCCGTCGCGACCGGAGACGCGGACATCGTTGTGCCACTCGAGGATATCGCCGACGTCATTCGCGGCTTGGTGGTGGCGAGCTCATCGTGA
- a CDS encoding MarR family winged helix-turn-helix transcriptional regulator, with translation MPDDTPTADEVWAMLTRLVMYSRDPWRRAVTERTGLPFSQIRVLRRLRNGPMTVKEVAHAAAMDAPAATVAVNKLEELGFVVREVDPTNRRKKQVSITLAGRAVLAQALATPDPAPSSVTTLPDDDLRTLRDILSKIEN, from the coding sequence ATGCCGGATGACACCCCCACCGCCGACGAGGTGTGGGCCATGCTCACCCGCCTCGTGATGTACAGCCGCGACCCGTGGCGGCGAGCGGTGACCGAGCGAACGGGGTTGCCGTTCAGCCAGATTCGGGTGCTGCGCCGCCTGCGCAACGGTCCGATGACGGTCAAGGAGGTAGCGCACGCAGCGGCGATGGACGCGCCCGCCGCCACGGTCGCGGTCAACAAACTCGAGGAACTGGGTTTCGTCGTCCGGGAAGTGGATCCCACCAACCGGCGCAAGAAGCAGGTCTCCATCACCCTGGCCGGGCGGGCGGTGCTCGCCCAGGCACTGGCGACCCCGGATCCCGCGCCGAGCTCGGTCACCACCTTGCCCGACGATGATCTGCGCACCTTGCGCGACATCTTGAGCAAGATCGAGAACTAG
- a CDS encoding CsbD family protein — MSATDKAKNKADDLAGQAKEKFGEATDDQDLKNEGKGDQIKSNLKDAGEKVKDAFRN; from the coding sequence ATGAGCGCAACGGACAAGGCCAAGAACAAGGCTGACGATCTCGCCGGTCAGGCCAAGGAGAAGTTCGGTGAAGCCACCGACGATCAGGACCTGAAGAACGAGGGCAAGGGCGATCAGATCAAGTCCAACCTCAAGGACGCGGGCGAGAAGGTCAAGGACGCCTTCCGCAACTGA